One stretch of Deltaproteobacteria bacterium DNA includes these proteins:
- a CDS encoding 3-aminobutyryl-CoA ammonia lyase: MAKDKVVYKARMSQADAHYGGGLVDGARMMQLFGEAATELLIRLDGDEGLFRAYESVDFLAPVYAGDFIEVEASLLKQGHTSRKIEFMAFKIIESSKDPKNPSRAKTLNKPILVAKAVGTCVVKK; this comes from the coding sequence ATGGCTAAAGACAAGGTTGTTTATAAAGCGCGGATGAGCCAAGCCGATGCCCACTACGGTGGGGGCTTGGTCGATGGGGCGCGGATGATGCAACTCTTTGGAGAAGCAGCGACCGAGTTATTAATTCGTTTGGATGGCGACGAAGGGTTGTTTCGTGCCTATGAATCGGTAGATTTTTTAGCCCCGGTTTATGCCGGTGATTTTATCGAGGTTGAAGCAAGTCTGCTTAAGCAAGGTCATACTTCGCGAAAAATTGAATTTATGGCTTTTAAAATTATTGAAAGTTCGAAAGATCCAAAAAATCCAAGCCGTGCTAAAACCTTAAATAAACCCATTCTAGTAGCAAAGGCAGTCGGAACATGTGTGGTGAAAAAATAA
- a CDS encoding cobalamin B12-binding domain-containing protein: MERLKSWLGLSTKKPPLTTLTKPNLSRLKPYGDHIDDGAMQLSFTLPVSYNDKAREAARLYAEKMGLKDVHVAHMEAMETQFTFFVVYGFSKHTLDFSAIHVPKPKYQIRSLGEIDELIAQEIKRKVVVVGATTGSDAHTVGLDAIMNMKGYKGDYGLERYEGIKAYNLRSQVDNRELVAKAAQFQADAILVSQLVTQQNQHLKNLKELAQLVKKERNLRHPILVAGGPRMDHDAAKKVGFDAGFGPGTLPSEVASFIVEEFLKRHKKHG; this comes from the coding sequence ATGGAACGATTAAAATCTTGGCTGGGGTTATCGACTAAAAAACCACCCCTTACTACTTTAACTAAACCGAATTTAAGCCGGTTGAAGCCCTATGGCGATCATATCGATGATGGGGCCATGCAACTCAGCTTTACCTTGCCCGTCTCTTACAATGATAAGGCTCGTGAAGCCGCTCGGCTTTATGCAGAGAAAATGGGTTTAAAAGATGTGCACGTGGCTCATATGGAGGCGATGGAAACTCAATTTACTTTTTTTGTTGTTTATGGGTTTTCGAAACACACCCTTGATTTTTCAGCCATTCATGTGCCCAAACCCAAATATCAGATTCGTAGTTTGGGTGAAATTGATGAATTGATTGCCCAAGAGATTAAACGCAAAGTTGTGGTAGTGGGTGCAACCACGGGTTCCGATGCCCACACCGTGGGGCTCGATGCCATTATGAATATGAAGGGTTACAAGGGCGATTATGGTTTAGAGCGATATGAAGGCATTAAAGCCTATAATTTGCGTAGCCAAGTTGACAACCGAGAATTGGTGGCCAAGGCCGCGCAATTTCAAGCGGATGCTATTTTGGTATCTCAGCTCGTGACCCAACAAAATCAACATCTTAAAAATTTGAAAGAACTTGCGCAATTAGTTAAAAAAGAGCGTAATTTACGCCACCCCATCTTGGTGGCGGGGGGCCCGCGCATGGACCATGACGCGGCTAAAAAAGTTGGATTCGATGCAGGTTTTGGACCTGGCACCTTGCCCTCTGAGGTAGCAAGTTTTATTGTCGAAGAATTTTTAAAACGGCATAAGAAACATGGCTAA
- a CDS encoding D-lysine 5,6-aminomutase subunit alpha, translating to MMSKLNLDRDKIDLCRKLAKEIVSPIQKLITEHSTFSVERTVLRLLGVDAAMEGAKATATEAQQGRYPLVNGVIEKIGPERLARGAAYWLGRAMVANPRSTPLQVAQGIVEGKIDLNKLPEAGFDQIHSCIEEVALSRLNAIKEKRATQEKLSRKLRLKKPLLYVIVATGNIYEDVVQAKSAAKMGADIIAVIRSTAQSLLDYVPTGATTEGFGGTYATQENFKIMRKALDEVGQELGRYIGLTNYSSGLCMPEIAAMAAMEGLDYLLNDAMYGILFRDINMKRTLVDQHFSRLICSFAGITIQTGEDNYLTTAESHKFWHQVLTSHFINEEFAKQAHLTEDKIALGHAFEMDPFIEDSILFEIGQAQLVREIFHRSPIKYMPPTKHKQGDIFFSQLYDGIFNLTGVLTNQSIILLGMPTEAIHNPFMQDRFISLKNASYIFNGAKNLGSEINFQANGKIVRRARHVLDETSRLLRKVKLLGLMGAIERGLFANISRGRNSGKGQEGVFERESRYYNPFFELLSPHATLSRRPRFTPSEQRYDRNARGRGDGRRDDRRRDYRREDRRENQGDNRRRGGGNREQLSRRPLQEPPKPAVEAQSSPEQEKAKKRNFQPVVYRPPRQSAPESEEKPPEVSEESSSLAPTEPIIAPQEPTAEDFATKRNPEETVPDFSEGDGVEAEEK from the coding sequence ATTATGTCAAAATTGAATCTTGATCGTGATAAGATTGATCTTTGTAGAAAATTAGCCAAAGAAATCGTAAGCCCCATCCAAAAATTAATAACCGAGCATTCCACCTTCAGTGTGGAGCGGACTGTATTGCGCCTGTTGGGTGTAGACGCTGCTATGGAAGGGGCAAAAGCTACTGCGACTGAAGCCCAGCAAGGGCGCTACCCTTTGGTGAATGGGGTTATTGAAAAAATTGGGCCTGAGCGCTTGGCGCGCGGTGCTGCCTATTGGTTGGGTCGGGCGATGGTGGCCAATCCTCGCAGCACTCCTTTACAAGTTGCCCAAGGCATTGTGGAAGGAAAGATCGATTTAAATAAGTTGCCCGAAGCGGGTTTTGATCAAATCCATTCTTGTATTGAAGAAGTTGCCTTGTCTCGCCTCAATGCGATTAAAGAAAAACGTGCGACTCAAGAAAAACTTTCCAGAAAATTACGGCTCAAAAAACCACTCCTCTACGTTATTGTGGCCACGGGCAATATTTACGAAGATGTAGTGCAAGCTAAGTCAGCCGCCAAGATGGGCGCTGATATTATTGCCGTGATTCGTTCAACTGCGCAAAGTTTACTCGATTATGTTCCCACCGGGGCTACTACCGAAGGTTTTGGTGGTACTTATGCCACCCAAGAAAATTTTAAAATCATGCGCAAAGCCCTCGATGAAGTGGGGCAAGAGTTGGGCCGCTACATTGGGCTAACTAATTACTCCAGCGGGCTTTGTATGCCCGAAATTGCGGCTATGGCGGCCATGGAGGGTTTAGATTATTTGCTCAATGATGCCATGTATGGGATTTTATTTCGCGACATCAACATGAAAAGGACTTTAGTCGATCAACATTTTTCTAGGCTCATTTGTTCTTTTGCGGGCATTACCATTCAAACCGGTGAAGATAATTATCTTACCACGGCAGAATCCCACAAATTTTGGCATCAAGTTTTAACCAGCCATTTTATTAACGAAGAATTTGCTAAACAGGCTCATTTAACCGAAGATAAAATTGCCTTGGGGCACGCCTTTGAAATGGATCCGTTCATTGAAGATTCCATTTTATTTGAAATTGGGCAGGCTCAATTAGTGCGGGAAATTTTCCACCGTTCACCCATCAAATATATGCCGCCTACTAAACATAAACAAGGCGATATCTTTTTTAGCCAACTTTATGATGGGATTTTTAACTTGACCGGTGTGCTTACCAACCAAAGTATCATTTTGTTAGGCATGCCCACTGAGGCAATTCATAACCCCTTTATGCAAGATCGGTTTATCAGTTTAAAAAATGCCAGTTATATTTTTAATGGGGCCAAGAATTTAGGTAGCGAAATTAATTTTCAAGCCAATGGTAAAATCGTGCGTCGCGCCCGACACGTGTTAGATGAAACCAGTCGGTTGTTACGCAAGGTGAAGCTGCTGGGATTGATGGGTGCGATTGAACGGGGATTGTTTGCCAATATTTCTCGGGGTCGCAATAGTGGCAAAGGCCAAGAAGGTGTGTTTGAAAGGGAGTCGCGTTATTATAATCCGTTTTTTGAATTATTGAGCCCTCACGCCACGTTATCGCGGCGGCCCCGTTTTACTCCTTCGGAGCAGCGCTATGATAGGAATGCGCGTGGTAGGGGCGATGGAAGACGAGACGATCGCAGAAGAGATTATCGAAGAGAAGACCGAAGAGAAAATCAGGGCGACAACAGGCGAAGGGGTGGTGGAAATCGAGAGCAATTGTCAAGGCGGCCTTTACAAGAACCACCTAAACCTGCAGTAGAGGCGCAAAGCTCTCCTGAGCAAGAAAAGGCTAAGAAGCGTAACTTTCAACCGGTGGTTTATCGCCCGCCTCGACAAAGTGCCCCTGAATCTGAAGAAAAACCACCTGAAGTATCCGAAGAATCTTCTTCGTTGGCACCCACTGAGCCGATTATTGCTCCGCAAGAACCAACGGCCGAGGATTTTGCAACAAAGCGTAATCCCGAAGAAACCGTGCCTGATTTTTCGGAAGGCGACGGGGTTGAGGCTGAAGAAAAATAG
- the ablA gene encoding lysine 2,3-aminomutase: MKLPYVDNSNPLYYQKFPLWKDVLRSHWDDWKWQLKNSVTTVEQLEKIFPLSEAEKKQMQSTFAKYKFASAPYYLSLINPDDPHCPFLMQAIPTVQELEVQEGEFSDPLSEDADMPVPNVVHRYPDRVLITITSICSMYCRFCTRRRFVMDKEGHKAKNEVDMIVDYISQHKEIRDCIISGGDALMMGETMLEEILARLRAIPHVEILRIASKIPCVFPMRITESLVKMLKKYQPLYFMTHFNHPYEITPEAAAACARIVDHGIPMMNQTVLLRGINSDPVIMKKLMTELLKARVKPYYIYQCDLSEGISHFRTPIEMGIEIIESLRGHTSGLAVPEFVVDVPGGGGKVPIMPQYLISQSDKKVVVRNYEGYITSYPQPELTDCTCSTTEAVRKTMEPIKEVGLARILHNDSVSIHPKEVRGR; this comes from the coding sequence ATGAAGCTTCCGTACGTAGACAATAGTAATCCACTTTATTATCAAAAATTTCCTCTGTGGAAGGATGTGCTACGATCGCATTGGGATGATTGGAAGTGGCAGCTAAAGAATTCGGTAACCACCGTTGAGCAGTTAGAAAAAATTTTTCCTTTGAGTGAAGCCGAAAAAAAACAAATGCAGTCTACCTTTGCAAAATATAAATTTGCATCGGCCCCTTATTACTTATCGTTGATCAATCCCGATGATCCGCATTGCCCATTCCTCATGCAGGCCATTCCGACCGTGCAAGAACTTGAAGTGCAAGAAGGGGAATTTAGCGATCCTTTGAGTGAAGATGCCGACATGCCTGTGCCCAATGTGGTGCATCGTTACCCCGATCGAGTGCTTATTACCATCACCAGTATTTGTTCGATGTATTGCCGTTTTTGTACCCGGCGACGTTTTGTGATGGATAAAGAAGGGCATAAGGCCAAAAACGAAGTCGATATGATTGTCGATTATATCAGCCAACATAAAGAGATTCGCGATTGTATTATTTCAGGAGGCGATGCCTTGATGATGGGTGAAACCATGCTCGAAGAGATTTTGGCCAGGCTACGTGCCATTCCCCATGTCGAGATTTTACGCATTGCGAGCAAGATCCCCTGTGTATTCCCCATGCGCATTACCGAGAGTTTGGTGAAGATGTTGAAAAAATACCAACCCTTGTATTTTATGACGCACTTTAATCATCCTTATGAGATTACCCCCGAGGCGGCTGCGGCTTGTGCTCGTATTGTAGATCACGGTATTCCCATGATGAATCAAACGGTGTTATTGCGAGGGATTAATAGCGACCCTGTTATTATGAAAAAACTTATGACCGAATTGTTAAAGGCAAGGGTGAAACCTTATTATATTTACCAATGTGATTTGTCGGAGGGGATCAGCCATTTTCGTACCCCGATTGAAATGGGAATTGAGATTATTGAGAGTTTGCGTGGCCACACCAGTGGTTTGGCGGTACCCGAATTTGTGGTTGACGTTCCTGGTGGAGGCGGTAAGGTGCCGATAATGCCACAGTATTTGATTAGCCAATCTGATAAAAAAGTGGTAGTTCGAAATTACGAGGGATACATTACAAGTTATCCCCAGCCCGAGTTGACCGATTGTACCTGCTCAACCACAGAGGCTGTTCGTAAAACCATGGAGCCTATCAAAGAAGTAGGACTAGCAAGAATTCTCCATAACGATAGTGTTTCGATTCATCCAAAAGAGGTGCGCGGGAGATAA